In Diorhabda sublineata isolate icDioSubl1.1 chromosome 2, icDioSubl1.1, whole genome shotgun sequence, the sequence GGTTTGCGTCCTTTCTAATTCCACctgcaaaaagaaaataagataAATCTGATGAAACGGCATAAAAATgccgtattttttttattattagttgtggttggtcaaaattaataaataattatttattaaatatgttcATACATCTTTAGATCGAAGACGGATACTTTCTGCCAACTCTCGTACACATTCAGCAACTCACGAAGCGGTCGAAATCTATAACTTTTCGTTCgacaatatttaaatttcgtACTAGTGCGAATTTAGAGCAGATTGCTAGTAtggaataatttgagaaaaCCAAATCATTGTAGAAGTATAATAAGATATTAAGTTTGCTTTGAAtctgattatttatttaatgtaatgAATCCGAATTAGTATGCATAGTCAGTCATGAGTTACAAACGTAGAATTTCTATACATTTAACTACTGAGgtcaattcaaaaaaatgttctaaCGCTttgtataacaaataaaatattacaattaaagCTTTATATGGCAATATGAGAAGTATAAAAGATAATAGTTATTTTCAGAATTGATGCATGATTACTTTTCTAAGTATGGCGTTGTGGTTTGTAATTTCAAGAATATATGATTTCTAAAAACGcaaaaataagttttgtttataaaaattgttttattcattgAGCCACGAACAttctacgaggtctggctattaaataacgagactgataacgaaaaagggttttattataaaaatttattccacaTTCGAATGCTCCTCTTCACTATACTCCCCTCCCTTCGCCACACACATTTCCatcgttttttccattgatcgaagcagtgctggaagtattctttggtgagtgcctttagaagctctgccgttttttgctttaccgcttccatcgggTCCCTTTctaagcagattttatcttcggaaacaaaaaacggtgccaaatctggtgaatacggcgggtgttcgagcactgaTGCACAGATGCGTTGTCCTAGTGCAAAATCGGGCCGTGatttacgaactcgttctcgcagggttgccaaaactgacaatagtaagtctggttgacaaCCTGACCCTCTGGAATCCCTTCAGTCATCATGACGCCGTTAATGTGGAAAAAAGcgatctctctctctcttctcGACTATAtccttactattgcatatttaacttcatagagttaatatggacaaacgtaaaatcagaattacgaaaatgaaATCAGTCTtcagaactgagtaaagaggttgtagaactcgtaaagaaaTTTCTAGCAGCAACCTGCCAAGAGCTTTATAAAAActgtggtatcaccctctttacaatcCTTCATAATTCATACTTGGAattgaaatagtttttctttttgttttgcaaagaatttattttcctttctggttcttgctttgaaatttcgttttcctgaaaaaaaacgaatggggtacaaaaaggactcagtacacgtctggtaccctgtttaaaccaaactcccttacaggcagatacattttactaatctatttacgttttatagtCAGATAAAAGCCTACCGAAGTTCCAATCGACGAATGGGGTACAGAAAGGGtacagttcacgtctggtaccctgtttaaaccaaactcccttacaggcagtttcgttttactcgtctatttacgttttataatttaatattcagttgtagcaagttaacaaggtataataatgatttttttctaaatatcaagtaggactacaattaagtgcatatgtctaaataacggcgtataatgccgtccaatttataatgatccgattgcctttttttaaaaagtttttataaaaataatgaatttatgaaatgagGTATCGACGCCTATCGTAGATCAAACTAAATTGTTGGCTAGTGTATAGTTGCCACTATTTGGCTGATAAACTAGTCCAACAGGCTAGAAGAAAACCGAATGGATGGGTTGGGTACAGGATTTGCTTAAAGGTGTTATAGGAATCGTCTAGGAAAACTAGGAAATCTTCTGGGAGTTATTGATAAGCCGTTGCTGGTAGCCAAATGCCTAGTAGTATTCCAAGggtaaaaatgtgtttttagtAAAGGCATTACTTGATTCAATAGTACGAATCTGGTATCGGATTTGTAGGATCGTTTAATCGGTGTTGCTCGGGCTGATTCGGCACTTTTATCAGCAGTACAGATTGATTACTCGCTACCTTTGGAGAAGATGATTGGGTAAGGTGCGGTATGTTCTAGGTGAAACAATAGATAAGTATTTAGACTAATTAAATCAAACTTCCATTCACTAAACTGATACTTAATCGATGTGTTAAATAATTGCAACAATAATATGAgtgtattaataaataattctgatGCGTAACCAACattcaaatttcacaaaaatgcGACCGGTTTGCATAAATAAAAAGATGCAGTTGGTAGACGgttagaatttatattttttacctcAACAATTAACTCATCGACGACGCGACGCCAATTTTCGAAACGGATTAGTCTTTAACATGTTGTCGTTCGAAGAACCTAACCAGTACCGTTTATCTAAAACGGGTCTTCTCGTTAGTAtataaagtagaaaattttcgaGCCGCGACTCACATTAAAATGAGGCGCAtccttttgtttttatttgtgttgGTTGTCGTAGTGGACATAACTTTAGGTCGGACACCTTTTCAAGGTGagtaagcaaaaaaatatgtggtTGTTTATAAGATTCTCGagtttggaatattttaaattcaccTTTCTAAGAACAACTAAATTTCGGATTGTTTAAATCGATATACATATTGATAATTCATTCGTGCATTTCAATTATCAGTACCTACGTTgtgaaatatattgtttataacttaaacactaatttttattaatacaatttgttaaatattattttatttacaatgatTTTTTGAAGATAATACTGGTCGTTGATTATTTACTGTTTTTAGTTATTAAGTATATACTGCCGACATATAGCCGCTTTAAAATTGGTATtggtaaaattgaaaaaagtcattAATAAGAATCGAAAGACGTTAGTATTTAGTGCTCAATTAGTGTTGCAGTTGTAGCcaaggatttttaaaaatttttttactgctAATATAACGACGTCAGCAGTCTTAAGGACTGGTAGGAGACTCTAAAATGGAAATGAAAGGCGTCCACTATTTAGTGCCTTAAGTGTAGCCAAAGATTTtcgtaacaaaaaatttattatcaatcgTTCAAATCAATTACTGCTAATAAAACGAAGCAAGCAGACTTAGGGGTATATTATGTCTCTAGAATCGGATTTGGTAGAATTGAAAGACGTCACTATTCAGTGCTCGATTAGTGCTGCCgttgaaaccaaaaaaatatgaaaaatattatgttcaacaagaaaaaatccTGGTACTTTCAGGATTGGTGGTTCCTGGGCGCAGTTAGTCTTCGGGGTAGAATAAGATGCTAAAATCGGAATGGAGAGAATTGGTATACGTCAATATTTAGTGTCCAATTAGTCCTGCCGTTGTAGCCAACGatttatgatcaattttttttagtttttcgaCAATCGTTCGTGTGATACTGTGACCGaaggaaaaaggaaaatattaaaagaaaagttttccATTGGAGGTTTTTCGAAAATTCGATCTTACATTCAggataacatttttaaaactcaaaaaactacATCCATTGCCGTCTTAACATCAAAATCGAACAACGCGTTTAAAAGTTTTGGCTTctcaaaaatttctagaaaaaagtTATGTCCAGATAACTCTCAAATTTTTAGACTTATCGATTTTGTAACCTTCACAACATTTTTAGTTCTTAAAAAATTCCGTCTAATGACATAGATTAAAATTGGTCAGTTTCAAAATATCGTTAttgcaaaaatttaaaaaaaaaatggaattgtaGAGCTTAAGATTTATCGATATTGTCGTGTTAAGCTCACAGAGCTCTGCCATATCAGTTTGACAGTTCTTCGGCGCGCTTTGAGTGTTGTCGGGACGTTTTCAGGATGGCCTACAGGGTCAACCACTTATTTTTTACTGTGATGTTAACGCCCCTGCACAGCACTCTGGAGGAAGAGGTATCataaaattgttgattgttAACTATGCTAAAATGtgtgaatttgaaaaaaaaattaaagagtatttgaaaattttgaaaacaaaaaattttttggtattaaattttcaaaaatttttcatcttgAACTtgggatgaaaaaaaataatagtgacgCTTTTCCTAATATGGGAGAATCGGATTTGGAACCACAGCCGACGCCTTTTGCAAATACTGATAACGGTAACTGCATTAACTTTAGTATTTGTAAACTATTCTCGCAATTCTCTTCAGCCCCCAAACACATAATTCCAGCACGATTTAACAACAATTAAGGGATTGGTTttcgtttaaaaacaaaaatttatagattttctTAGTACCATAGTATGGAAGGTGTAAAAGAAAACCTGCGTTCAGTTGTTAAATCAAATATGGAATCGTAGATTGAATGAGATTTTCCATGTCTcatagaaagaatttttttatccaataataaataaacacaatatattttttaataaaaaaaaaataatagccTGTAGCGCAGGAATCACAATCTTGCTATCCACACACAACATGTCCACAAACAACGACTTTTCTGAAATAACACAGCTCAATAATATAATATCTGAGAAAGTATTCGAATTTTCTATCGTCTACCACAAGACTTATGACCTCTATATCGTTTGAATTTACAGAACACCTGACGCTGACGTGTATACTTTCTGTCACAAACTACTGCAAACTAATTCTATGTGGCaatctcaatattgattattccagtgTTTGTGCTGGTCAAGAATGTcttcagtcaatttttgattcttttggtATGGTCATGCATACAACGGCACCAACCAGAATAATTAAGACTAGTTCTAGTACTATAGACCATGTCGTGTCATCGTATGATCCACCGACCGACTGTACTGTCTTTAATTCAGGTCTCTCCGATCATGAATCATGTTTCTCGCAAATAATGccgaaaatagttttcaaaacttcaagcacagttgtcaaacaactgacAGGATCATGCTCTTTGGTGGTGTAGActtcgaattttctagattcaaaaaacatgaaatccgccaaagatatttattataataggagacttTTCGTAATAGTTTCTAAATAAACATGGTTCATTCTGAATGATTTAAGAACTAAGTcttcttcatcgagcataatctctacctcacctgataacctcaataattactttgtgaatgtagccaaaaatttatcaaattctataactccttaCTCTCCTCCCTACACTcttaaatcaaaattgaaagtgGAGAACTAACCTTTTTGAAGTCATTTCAAATAACAGCATTCCTCAAAGCTCTGGGACTGTACTAAGACTTTTAGAACATTTGTCCAGACTAGCTCTCCATTTCTGTCGTGGCTGTCCCGccttgttttatttgtattctgGCTTCATAGATTTCATTTGTTAACgaaaattttgttcattgaTTAGTGTGACAAAGTTCAGTACATCCTTTGTCCTTTcggatatcaatttgaaaatttgagggattATAGATATTAGTCTtcacattataaaattttttataatcttaccGGATGTTCCAGAATGGTGTGCCATATCAAAgttgactttttttaaatgaagcaTAATCAGCTGCGGCCGAAGCATTtactttatcacactaatcaatcaaCCTGTATGTGGTCTAACAAGCGTAACTgcctttttcaaatttgtttttgaaaaaattgaatttaacaCATAAGAGACAAACATAACAAGAGAGTTTGTAAGTCAATCAGTCGGCATGGAATTGAGGTTAAGTCTCTAGTGACGTAAACAATCATGCTGGGTCTGAATCGACAGCAGTACAGATCGACGGCTCTCTACTTTTTGAGAAGATAATTGGGTAGGCTGTGGTGggttttagagaaaaattatattaattatatcaaacaAAAGGCATACTAGAACGAAATTTAATACACAAGAGACAAACATTaagagaaaaaacattttcatgattttctCGCCGAATATGTAGTTTGTGTTTTCAATTTCAGCTCCATCGTTCACAGTCCGGGAAAATGAGGAATTTCCTCTGAATTTGGAACCAGTAATAATTGAAGAAACTGAATCGACctcaaaattaattgaatctGAAAATGAAGATCAAAACGAACAATATTTCGAAGATCTTACACGGATAGGACGGATAAGTTATAATGGAAATCAACTTTGGAAAGCAGTGGTTGAcgacatagaaaaaattaaagttttaaccAATTTAAGAGATGAAAACcgtaagtaatttttaaatatatgccacgtttttttttggttttctataaaaaagtctaaatatatatttactcaTAGTAATAAtcatagtaaaatcatgaaaattttatggattgggttttcggatacgttcttgttaactaaaatattttcaaagatggtcgACTTCCCtgtaaattaatacattttttaaatctatgtaaaattttagtatacttttgtctaaaaactttttacgaaaaataGGTTTAGGAGGAAGAAACAGATGAACCTCCAAgggcaaaataataaaaatagtcgTAGCTGGCAGATGTTCATTTGTCCCCAAACAGTAACTTGGATCTTTTCTACCTGCTTAGAATTCTCTTAAATGTACACTCCTCTCAGAAATTATTATGGAAACAACAATATCGTAGGTTAGATCCTAATCCCCAAAAAACGATCTAAAAGATTGTTCTgaggtaatttttttgtaaaatcaaaggaaaaaaagttatagagcaCTTTTTAGCTcataattcacaaattttccaTACGATGAATAGTTCGCGAAATATAACGAATATGGTGTTTGCAACCCTGGGACAAGGTTTGCAGCCCCACAAACTTGGAGCTTCCAGCTTCCAATTGCATCTTTTGAAAAACGCAATTTGGAATGTAATATTTCAATGGACTAAAATCAGTTTATGTAATActctaaatgaaaaaatctcACTCCACGGCCTTTAAAAATAACAGTAAAAATAGTACGAGGTGATGTAATGGTATTATACCAAACGTTCAATATCCCAAAATCCTGACGAGTCAATTATAACACACTTTCGATTCGAttcttgtcaaaaataaataatgaatattttaaatttcagatATATCTATGTGGGGAGGTAATAGGACAGCGATAGACATATTAGTAAAACCAAATTCTTTACGTACTGTAGAAGAAGCTTTCAAAGAAAAACAGATTAACTTTGATGTAATTATACAAGATTTACAGAAAGCCATTGACGAAGAGAATAACCCAATACAAGAAAACACAGATAGACAAGgtaagtattaaaatatttcacatttttttctaccAAAACGGTGCCTTTTCAAATGTTGACACTTTTGAGAAACCGAGGAAAAGCTATATGAATATTATCTTGAATGTTTTCCATCCCATGGAATGATTTGTAAGTGgttctttgtttttaaaattgaccATACgaacaacaattaaaaaaccacatcgaaagctgacaaacaacaaaaaagctcatgctgtcagtttggaGGGATTACAAATGTggtgtgttttttgagctgcttccaaggaaccgaACGATCATTTCGAATGTctactgtcaacaattaatgaaactggatgaagcaatcaaagaaaaacggccagaatcatcaaatcggaaaggttcaCCAGTGTTTCACCACGATAATGCAAGGCTTCACATATTTTTGGCAGCTGGTGgtaaactattggagcttggctgggaagtgatgccacatcccccatCTGGCACCATCTGTTTACCAGTTATTTTGAAGTTTGCataattctttgaatggtcaaacttttaCAAATGActatgaccttcaatcgcacctggttcagttttttgagcCGATAGAAAcatggcaaaaggtcattgaacaaaatggaaaatatataattgattgatAGCTATtgtttgttagaaaaaaaattattttatactacaaaaccgaaattactttgtcgccaataatatatatttgtagGTCATCGTTTAACATGGAATTCGTACCATAGGAGCCAAGACATCCATGATTTTCTTAGGTATATCAATGATACGTGCCATGAAATTTGCTCTGTAAAGACAATAGGGTATTCCGTTCAAAAACGACCGATTATCGTAAGTaacattaattaaataaaaaaatttctattttcattgcTACCACTTCTTTTCTGGAAATTCTGATACCACTGATATCGTATTATACGAGAAAATCATTTGACTCCGAAtggattcaaaatatttacttccTAAAATTCGTAATGATACCTAAATAGGATCATATCACATCTTCTTTCTCAAACCCTTGTTTGTaaatgcataaaaaattattatcaacaagaCCTATCTATTTCcatcatattaaatatcattcaaaatatttgacaatattcatcCAAAACCTATTTTAGACGTAAAACTAAaggtttaaaacattttactaacagctactttttggcattttaaaataaagtttaataatttcgaatttttctaagtGGGCCAACTGAAATGGGGCGGGGGCTCGTATCTGgtagttttttaatattcaataaattaacGTAATAAATTAGGATAGTGAACATATTTGATCGTTTTGTGTTAATGTGGATTATACAACATGCATCCCTAAAATCGGTCTCCATGATTTTATTGGTTGAGGAACCAACCTTGGCCTTCTGTATCACCGATTCACCCCGAGAACTCAATGctttgattgttgtttagtcCCCGGTCTGTTGTTGTGGGTTCATGGTTTCGATACGGCACAATAACTTACTGGAGTTGAACAATTGTGTTTGTGATCTATTTCTTATACCCAAATAATCCAAATATATACCCAAATAGCACTGCCTATCAGACACCAATTAAATGACGGagattgattgaattttgaCCGAAATGATGGTTGGTACATGGTTTTTGAAAAGAGCGGTCTGGCCCTTTGTCAAATGGATAgaacaaaatcaagaacatttattcGAAAAATCTATCGAACTGGTCCCACGTTTccaagtatttttttctttcctccTTTTctagaaatcatttttattattttgacttAACTTGTACCTTTAGTAACATATTACGTAAccttatatattataattttcagtttactcactatacaaatatgaaaatgcaaATTGCTTAGTTATTATCATTCATAGATTTCCCATTATTTTATGGTATATAAACCGTTTATGAAAATTCTCTCTTTTCCATATTTGATTCTGTTGTACGAATTTCTGTATTTTCGTAATTAATCCTATGTAAACAACATTGCaattattataagaataaaatatatttcccaattttttttgtttgcagTTAGTGAAAATTTCAAACGGTAACCCATCTAATAAAGCAGTTTGGATTGACGGTGGAATTCACGCAAGAGAATGGATTTCACCGGCTGTAGTAACctacataattaaatatttgactGTACACTTTGAATCGGAACCGAACTATATGCAAAACATTGATTGGTACATAACACCTCTGATAAATCCTGACGGGTACGAATATACTCACACTGTCGATAGACTGTGGAGAAAAAATAGAGCGAGGTCCGGACAGTGCACCGGAACAGATTTAAATAGGAATTTCGGGTGAGTACACATTAGACCCATTATGAGTAGGTAAACAATGTACGACCACTATATCACGAAATCTATAAGTGAATATTCTTCCAATTTGAATcctaattttctataaaaatagattatccACTCTATGCACATGCAATGTCCCTGACTGccaacaataacttattagaagtgtcagtgtaaagtttgacgtcaaaaaagtaaaccagaaataaattaaaagaaaaaaagatgtccaccgaaattgtgaaaatcgaaaaatttatttaaagcgtcaagggttaagaggtaagcagatttacgaagatatgcttaatacccttggtgatcaatgtccttcgtatgcgaccgtgaaaaattggactgcaagctttgAAAGTgctaaattttccattgaagatgatgaccgatcgaaAAGGCctgtttctgtgtcagtccccgaaaatatcgatgcagtcatgacatgattttattagaccgccgaattgggctaaaacggatatctaaagcactgaatatttcatacgaacgcgttcatcatatagttcacgtcaatttggacatgagaaaaattgctgcaaaatggatccccaaatgtttgaatgttgaccaaaagcgtgctcgatttgaaaacgatgtagacttcttaaactgaattgttacgatggatgagacttgggtacatttctacgatccaaaaacaaaatctgctggaaaagttcttgattcagttttttgggattgccatggagtaatcattattgattttttggataaggataACAATCAGTAACAAgaaacaataactggagatta encodes:
- the LOC130440459 gene encoding carboxypeptidase B-like, with amino-acid sequence MRRILLFLFVLVVVVDITLGRTPFQAPSFTVRENEEFPLNLEPVIIEETESTSKLIESENEDQNEQYFEDLTRIGRISYNGNQLWKAVVDDIEKIKVLTNLRDENHISMWGGNRTAIDILVKPNSLRTVEEAFKEKQINFDVIIQDLQKAIDEENNPIQENTDRQGHRLTWNSYHRSQDIHDFLRYINDTCHEICSVKTIGYSVQKRPIILVKISNGNPSNKAVWIDGGIHAREWISPAVVTYIIKYLTVHFESEPNYMQNIDWYITPLINPDGYEYTHTVDRLWRKNRARSGQCTGTDLNRNFGYRWGGQGSSKNPCSETYGGSSPFSEPETEAIRKFITGTTAKWRAYISFHSYGQYILYPWGYNRAVPPDYQDLEAVGRKAATAIRNSGGPNYTVGPAGTTLYPASGGSDDWAKGAIHMKYAYTLELRDNGRHGFILPANFINPTANEALAAVRVIVEAAHKA